The proteins below come from a single Caldilineales bacterium genomic window:
- a CDS encoding SDR family oxidoreductase, whose translation MSRIRIDLSGRVAFITGGGSGIGRGLALQMARDGAAVAVTDLDAAAAAAVASEIVAIGGSAISCRVDVRCPEEIEAAVAATQAEFGPVDFLFANAGVLGPADYLAITPYDWDLSLDVNVKGVALTCRAVVPGMMARRQGRILITASYNGVRAGAHVIPYRVSKAAILMYTRCLALVLAPYGVTVNAICPGVTLTPMQLDYAARTAAERGVSLDDYLAERSAHIPMHEFTTIDDLTGLAQFLVSDSARLITGQAIAPDGGVMMSS comes from the coding sequence ATGTCAAGGATTCGGATCGACCTCAGCGGAAGGGTCGCCTTCATCACCGGCGGCGGCAGCGGCATCGGGCGGGGATTGGCCTTGCAGATGGCGCGAGATGGGGCGGCGGTGGCGGTGACCGATCTGGATGCAGCCGCGGCTGCGGCAGTGGCCAGCGAGATCGTGGCGATCGGCGGGAGCGCCATCAGCTGTCGGGTGGACGTGCGCTGCCCGGAGGAGATCGAGGCGGCAGTGGCAGCGACGCAGGCTGAGTTTGGCCCGGTCGATTTCCTGTTTGCCAACGCCGGTGTGCTCGGCCCGGCCGACTATCTTGCCATCACGCCGTACGATTGGGATCTGTCGCTCGATGTGAATGTGAAGGGCGTGGCCCTGACCTGCCGGGCGGTCGTGCCGGGGATGATGGCGCGGCGGCAGGGACGCATCCTGATCACGGCCTCGTACAATGGTGTGCGGGCGGGGGCGCATGTCATCCCCTACCGCGTGAGCAAAGCCGCCATCCTCATGTATACCCGCTGCCTGGCGCTGGTGCTGGCCCCGTATGGCGTCACCGTCAATGCCATCTGCCCCGGCGTCACCCTCACCCCGATGCAGCTCGACTATGCCGCCCGCACCGCCGCCGAACGCGGCGTCTCGCTCGATGACTACCTGGCCGAGCGCAGCGCCCACATCCCCATGCACGAATTCACCACCATCGACGACCTCACCGGCCTGGCTCAGTTCCTGGTCTCGGACAGCGCCCGGCTGATCACCGGCCAGGCCATCGCCCCGGATGGCGGGGTAATGATGTCGTCGTGA
- a CDS encoding substrate-binding domain-containing protein produces the protein MTTAERWRLITAVVERRTFVSVNDLSQLCRVSEVTIRRDLQALHDQGRLQRAYGGAAAPAPAAISGAPSSLADAAGVKANGFLAGRYDALIAPPITPNLERVLLDRSASHHIPIIAESLGMKGAQTLVAVDNHRAAHDLGQWAGDYARAHLGGVARVLDLTHHLSNTHARSQGFIDGLRAVIPEAQVALSIDAQAHFNTAWQLTRDALAVHPTIDIIFAINDTTAAGAIGACEEAGVPTDRMLVLTFGLEGDTLKEALMAGRYCKAGVAMFPEIVGPVCVEAASLAHARQPLPDHLITPHAILTAATLPDFYTRAAGGWRIRWETLSHRLAIPLPIRAEPDHPSPRRIAFLVPFSEHEWYRNLAAAMSQYAAARQIELEIVDAAESLQEEVSLRKRAIAAKAATMVQPGDVLLIDDGEVTGFLAEALGEHKGVTAITNSVAVFDRLRQNPGITLISTGGLLRSGRQALIGPTAEATLRDLRADKLFLTTTGISLDFGLSHPDLAEVAVKKAMIQAARQVILLADHSKFDADSVAPVGPVETIDKLITDNALPASTRLELGKRGVEIVLAET, from the coding sequence ATGACAACCGCTGAACGATGGCGCCTGATCACGGCCGTGGTCGAACGACGGACGTTCGTCTCGGTCAACGATCTGAGCCAGCTCTGCCGGGTCTCAGAAGTGACCATCCGCCGCGACCTGCAGGCGCTGCACGACCAGGGCCGATTGCAGCGCGCCTATGGCGGCGCCGCCGCCCCAGCGCCGGCGGCAATCTCCGGCGCGCCATCGTCGCTGGCTGACGCTGCCGGCGTCAAAGCCAACGGCTTCCTGGCCGGCCGCTACGATGCCCTCATCGCCCCGCCCATCACCCCTAACCTCGAGCGGGTGCTGCTCGACCGCTCGGCCAGCCACCACATCCCCATCATCGCCGAATCCCTGGGCATGAAGGGCGCCCAAACCCTTGTCGCCGTCGACAACCACCGCGCCGCCCACGACCTGGGGCAGTGGGCCGGAGACTATGCCCGCGCCCACCTGGGCGGCGTCGCCCGCGTCCTCGACCTCACCCACCATCTTAGCAACACCCATGCCCGTAGCCAGGGTTTCATCGACGGGCTGCGCGCAGTCATCCCCGAAGCACAGGTGGCGCTGAGCATCGACGCTCAGGCCCACTTCAACACGGCCTGGCAACTGACCCGCGACGCTCTGGCCGTGCATCCCACGATCGACATCATCTTCGCCATCAACGACACCACCGCCGCCGGAGCTATCGGAGCTTGCGAGGAGGCGGGCGTCCCCACCGACCGCATGTTGGTGCTCACCTTTGGGCTGGAAGGCGACACCCTCAAGGAGGCGTTGATGGCGGGCCGCTACTGCAAGGCCGGGGTGGCGATGTTCCCTGAGATCGTGGGGCCGGTGTGCGTCGAGGCGGCCAGCCTGGCCCATGCCCGCCAGCCTCTGCCCGACCATCTCATCACCCCGCATGCCATCCTCACCGCCGCCACCCTGCCCGATTTCTACACCCGCGCGGCCGGGGGATGGCGCATCCGCTGGGAGACCCTCAGCCACCGTCTCGCCATCCCCCTGCCGATCAGGGCCGAACCCGACCATCCCTCGCCCCGCCGCATCGCCTTCCTCGTCCCCTTCAGCGAGCACGAATGGTACCGCAACCTGGCCGCGGCCATGAGCCAATATGCCGCCGCCCGGCAGATCGAGCTTGAGATCGTCGATGCCGCCGAGAGCCTGCAAGAAGAAGTCTCGCTGCGCAAACGCGCCATCGCTGCGAAGGCGGCGACCATGGTGCAACCGGGCGATGTCCTCCTGATCGACGATGGCGAGGTCACAGGCTTCCTGGCCGAGGCGCTGGGCGAACACAAGGGCGTCACCGCCATCACCAACTCGGTCGCCGTCTTCGACCGGCTGCGCCAGAACCCCGGCATCACCCTGATCTCGACCGGCGGGCTTTTACGTTCAGGCCGGCAGGCGCTGATCGGCCCCACCGCCGAAGCCACGCTTCGCGACCTGCGCGCCGACAAACTCTTTCTGACCACCACCGGCATCTCGCTCGACTTCGGCCTCTCGCACCCCGACCTGGCCGAGGTGGCCGTGAAGAAGGCGATGATCCAGGCCGCCCGCCAGGTCATCCTCCTGGCCGACCACAGCAAATTCGACGCCGACTCCGTCGCCCCGGTCGGGCCGGTCGAAACCATCGACAAACTGATCACCGACAACGCCCTGCCGGCCAGCACCCGCCTGGAGCTGGGCAAGCGCGGGGTCGAGATCGTGCTGGCCGAGACGTAA
- a CDS encoding uroporphyrinogen decarboxylase family protein: MNSIERVQTVLRGGIPDRVPVDLHNFMMTAQAFGMPFPEFFKNGEAMAEAQIRAWKEFGHDVLLLENGTAALALACGCGVEYFDESAPVSFTPAIASLDDLDQLRMPDPYRDADLPELLKTTRIVVQEIGDRAFIMGRADQGPFSLAAMILGMDKFLYELAVRKNLDAIHRLLEFALEASYRYCVAQMEQGARMTSIGESLAGPDVCSPKIYKAFEWPYAQRLVARLAEKNIPLAYHICGNATRIAGDMADTGAAVLELDYKCDLPKIKEATRGKSTILGVLDPSGVMALGSAELVREKAREELEILAPGGGLILGPGCALPPTTPPENIHALIETAHRFGRYMPDGRLV; the protein is encoded by the coding sequence ATGAACTCGATCGAACGCGTACAAACCGTGCTGCGCGGCGGCATCCCCGACCGTGTGCCGGTCGATCTGCATAATTTCATGATGACGGCGCAGGCTTTCGGCATGCCGTTCCCTGAATTCTTCAAGAATGGCGAGGCCATGGCCGAGGCGCAAATCCGGGCCTGGAAAGAGTTCGGGCACGATGTGCTGCTGCTCGAAAACGGTACGGCGGCGCTGGCGTTGGCTTGCGGCTGCGGCGTCGAGTATTTCGACGAGAGCGCGCCGGTGTCGTTCACGCCCGCCATCGCCAGCCTCGACGACCTCGATCAACTGCGCATGCCCGATCCCTACCGCGACGCCGACTTGCCGGAATTGCTGAAGACCACGCGCATCGTCGTGCAGGAGATCGGCGACCGGGCCTTCATCATGGGCCGGGCCGACCAGGGGCCGTTCTCGCTGGCGGCGATGATCCTGGGCATGGACAAGTTCCTCTACGAGCTGGCCGTGCGCAAGAACCTGGATGCCATCCATCGTCTGCTCGAATTCGCGCTCGAAGCCAGTTATCGCTATTGCGTGGCGCAGATGGAGCAGGGCGCGCGCATGACGTCGATCGGCGAGTCGCTGGCCGGGCCGGATGTATGCTCGCCCAAGATCTACAAAGCCTTCGAGTGGCCGTATGCACAGCGCCTGGTCGCCCGCCTGGCTGAGAAGAACATCCCACTGGCCTACCACATCTGCGGCAACGCCACCCGCATCGCCGGCGACATGGCCGACACCGGGGCGGCGGTGCTGGAACTGGACTACAAATGCGACCTGCCCAAGATCAAAGAGGCGACGCGCGGCAAATCGACGATTCTGGGCGTGCTCGATCCGAGCGGCGTCATGGCCCTGGGTTCGGCGGAGCTTGTGCGCGAGAAGGCGCGCGAGGAACTGGAGATTCTGGCCCCCGGCGGCGGTCTCATCCTCGGCCCCGGCTGCGCCCTGCCCCCCACCACCCCGCCCGAAAACATCCACGCCCTGATCGAGACCGCCCATCGCTTCGGTCGCTACATGCCCGATGGCCGGCTGGTGTAG